The following are from one region of the Coffea eugenioides isolate CCC68of chromosome 2, Ceug_1.0, whole genome shotgun sequence genome:
- the LOC113762915 gene encoding mucin-5AC gives MNRSFRAEETGLKQRQQLQMGSLKTSMMKEKDEELALFFEMQKREKERNNLLLLNNSDDFDAPLGTKSGSSIFNIASTTPAPVRKTATDDFLNSDTDKNDYDWLLTPPGTPLFPSLEMESQKTVMSQLGTPKARPLTLKSRLANPQTENAVRSNLPSRQQTSSTGLTTSSGGIRRPSSSGGSRPSTPTGRPTLTATSKSTMTSAPKPTLSTGSKPSLTTTSKATSAAMSRPTRSATPSSRASLASAKPTVPPRSSTPTSRPMVRSSTPTARPSIPASKPTSRSATPTRRPATTSSATITSVPSVKSPSSSSVTKLVSSTTKNPVPARSSSPTVKPRPWKPSDMPGFSLDAPPNLRTSIPTDRPVSASRGRPGGPTVRSSSVEPVANGRVRRQSCSPSRGRPPNGIIHSSGSSVPAGNRLHAKANDHVSPVLIGTKMVERVINMRKLVPPKQDDKHSPLSNLSGKSSSPDSSGFGRTLSKKSLDMAIRHMDIRRTIPGNLRPLMTNIPASSMYSVRSGSTKSRTLSVSDSPLATSSNASSEVSVNNNALCADASEIEDDVNSDKVVRSPASMRAR, from the exons ATGAATCGGAGTTTTAGGGCCGAAGAGACAGGGTTGAAGCAGAGGCAGCAGCTGCAAATGGGGAGTCTAAAGACGTCGATGATGAAGGAGAAAGATGAGGAGCTGGCATTGTTTTTCGAGATGCAAAAACGCGAGAAGGAGCGGAACAATCTTCTTCTACTTAACAACTCCGACGATTTCGATGCTCCCCTTG GCACAAAATCTGGTAGTTCTATTTTTAATATTGCATCTACAACGCCTGCACCAGTGCGAAAGACAGCCACCGATGATTTCCTGAATTCTGACACTGATAAAAATGATTATGATTG GCTTCTTACACCTCCTGGTACTCCCCTTTTTCCTTCATTGGAGATGGAATCTCAGAAAACTGTTATGAGTCAGCTGGGAACACCTAAAGCTCGTCCCTTAACACTCAAATCTAGG TTAGCAAATCCACAGACAGAGAATGCAGTAAGGAGCAACTTACCATCTAGACAGCAAACTTCATCTACTGGGTTGACCACTTCGAGTGGAGGAATTCGCAGACCCTCCTCATCAGGGGGATCACGGCCTTCTACACCAACTGGGCGCCCCACTTTAACTGCAACATCTAAATCTACCATGACCTCAGCACCTAAACCAACATTAAGTACAGGTTCAAAGCCGTCGTTAACCACAACATCCAAAGCAACATCAGCTGCCATGTCTAGACCTACAAGGTCGGCAACACCTTCTTCACGTGCCAGTTTGGCTTCAGCCAAGCCAACAGTTCCACCAAGATCTTCTACACCTACTTCCAGACCTATGGTGAGATCGTCAACGCCAACTGCTAGGCCAAGTATACCTGCATCGAAGCCTACATCAAGGTCAGCAACTCCAACTCGTAGGCCTGCAACAACATCAAGTGCAACAATTACATCTGTGCCATCAGTTAAATCTCCATCCTCCTCATCAGTTACCAAGTTGGTCTCTAGCACCACAAAAAACCCAGTGCCAGCACGTTCAAGTTCTCCGACTGTGAAACCTAGGCCATGGAAGCCTTCAGATATGCCTGGCTTCTCCCTTGATGCGCCTCCAAATCTTAGGACATCAATACCAACAGATAGGCCTGTTTCAGCAAGTAGGGGTCGGCCTGGAGGTCCCACTGTTCGATCTTCATCTGTCGAGCCTGTGGCAAACGGAAGGGTCAGGCGACAATCATGCTCTCCATCAAGAGGAAGACCTCCTAATGGCATTATTCACAGCAGTGGAAGCTCTGTGCCTGCTGGGAATAGATTGCATGCCAAAGCAAATGACCATGTGAGCCCTGTTTTAATTGGCACTAAAATGGTTGAAAGGGTAATAAATATGCGCAAGCTGGTTCCACCAAAACAAGATGACAAGCATTCACCCTTAAGTAACTTATCCGGAAAGTCTTCATCTCCTGACAGCTCCGGGTTTGGAAGAACTCTCTCTAAGAAGTCCTTGGATATGGCCATAAGGCATATG GATATACGGCGTACAATTCCAGGTAATCTTCGGCCTCTGATGACTAACATCCCTGCCTCCTCTATGTATAGTGTGAGATCAGGATCTACTAAAAGCAGGACACTCAGTGTCTCTGATTCCCCCCTTGCAACAAGCAGCAATGCTAGTTCTGAAGTGAGTGTCAACAACAACGCGCTGTGTGCTGATGCAAGTGAAATAGAAGATGACGTTAACAGTGATAAAGTTGTTAGATCTCCAGCCAGCATGCGTGCCAggtga
- the LOC113763097 gene encoding arginyl-tRNA--protein transferase 1 isoform X2: MAEKKKMKSEASSSNSNSSGGQNSSRAESVVMDVGRRRNSCGYCRSASHTSISHGLWALSLTVDDYQALLDRGWRRSGCFVYKPEMERTCCPSYTIRLEASEFVPTKEQLRVSKRVQRFLDGTLDVRKPEKVMNEWSISGGSCSSSQNESANCMAMEFSSGDHEEQKNQGSEDLLFTSNVSFQISAALRQAKKGVGHVQYSKCSTEENGQYPEISPKLIAEILARHLKEVPESCGLSIRACNGHINFYSTGNQNMYNDIVKSGTMWKQLPAESGRKHSCLNKIFVTSQGKRRQLEIRLRRSSYDPEEYSLYRKYQLRVHNDTPDQVSEFSYRRFLVDTPLIFVPPTGDGTVPPCGFGSFHQQYLIDGQLVAVGVIDILPKCLSSKYLFWDPDLAFLSLGKYSALEEIRWVKENQVHCPSLQYYYLGYYIHSCNKMRYKAAYRPSELLCPLRYQWIPFDVAKPLLDRKRYVVLSDFASLTKGEPLPPTTLQNHMEDLHGDLFSECKDDVFIHEDVEMIELDSEDSDVDSEPETSSSPPAAAEDGDVGNILIGMKSLRLRFKDLCQAFGSSERRYMETQLQRYMRAVGAELSERIVYQPDLPLTRMQEIDE, translated from the exons ATGGcagaaaagaagaagatgaaaagCGAAGCTAGCAGCAGTAACAGTAATAGCAGCGGTGGTCAAAATAGTAGCAGAGCAGAAAGCGTCGTCATGGATGTTGGCCGCCGTCGGAACTCTTGCGGTTACTGCAGATCCGCCAGTCATACAAGTATTTCTCACG GATTATGGGCTCTGAGTCTGACAGTTGATGACTATCAAG CTCTTCTTGATAGAGGTTGGAGAAGGTCGGGCTGCTTTGTATACAAACCTGAGATGGAGAGGACATGCTGTCCGTCGTATACCATCCGTCTCGAAGCCAGTGAATTTGTTCCAACTAAAGAGCAACTTCGAGTATCAAAACGAGTGCAAAG GTTTCTAGATGGCACATTGGATGTTAGAAAACCAGAGAAAGTAATGAATGAATGGAGTATTAGTGGGGGATCCTGCAGCTCTTCCCAAAATGAAAGTGCAAACTGCATGGCAATGGAGTTTTCCTCAGGTGATCACGAAGAACAGAAGAACCAAG GGTCAGAAGACTTATTATTCACCAGCAATGTATCATTCCAGATCTCTGCTGCTTTAAGACAAGCTAAGAAGGGCGTTGGACATGTACAATATTCAAAGTGCAGTACAGAGGAAAATGGTCAGTATCCTGAGATTtctccaaaattgattgcagaAATTCTTGCAAGGCACCTAAAGGAGGTGCCAGAATCCTGTGGTTTGTCAATTAGAGCTTGCAATGGGCACATTAATTTCTATTCTACTGGCAACCAAAATATGTACAATGATATCGTTAAAAGTGGGACAATGTGGAAGCAGCTACCTGCAGAAAGTGGTAGGAAACATAGCTGCTTGAATAAAATCTTTGTAACTTCTCAAGGCAAAAGAAGGCAGCTTGAGATTCGTTTGAGAAGGTCCAGTTATGATCCTGAAGAATATTCCTTGTACAGGAAGTACCAACTTAGAGTGCATAATGATACTCCCGATCAGGTCTCTGAATTCTCATACAGGAGATTTCTGGTTGATACTCCCTTAATATTTGTTCCTCCTACTGGAGATGGTACAGTTCCCCCTTGTGGCTTTGGTTCTTTCCATCAGCAGTACCTGATCGACGGGCAGCTAGTTGCAGTTGGTGTAATAGATATTCTTCCTAAATGTTTGTCTAGTAAATATTTATTCTGGGACCCAGaccttgccttcttatcactaGGTAAGTATTCAGCCCTGGAAGAAATAAGATGGGTGAAAGAGAATCAAGTACATTGTCCCAGTCTACAATACTATTATCTTGGTTATTACATTCACTCATGCAACAAGATGAGATACAAAGCAGCTTATCGACCCTCTGAACTCCTTTGCCCTCTTCGCTATCA GTGGATTCCATTTGATGTTGCGAAGCCCCTGCTTGACAGGAAAAGATATGTTGTTTTATCTGATTTTGCCTCATTAACAAAGGGGGAGCCGTTGCCACCTACCACTCTTCAAAACCATATGGAAGATCTCCATGGTGATCTCTTCAGTGAATGCAAAGATGATGTATTTATTCATGAGGACGTGGAaatgattgaacttgattctGAAGATTCTGATGTTGACTCAGAGCCAGAAACTAGTTCTTCACCACCTGCAGCAGCTGAAGATGGAGATGTTGGTAATATCTTGATTGGTATGAAGTCATTGCGGTTACGATTTAAG GACCTGTGTCAAGCTTTTGGTTCCAGCGAAAGGAGGTACATGGAAACCCAATTGCAGAGATACATGAGAGCTGTTGGTGCCGAACTCTCTGAGCGCATTGTGTATCAGCCTGATCTGCCATTGACAAGAATGCAAGAAATAGACGAGTGA
- the LOC113763097 gene encoding arginyl-tRNA--protein transferase 2 isoform X1, whose protein sequence is MAEKKKMKSEASSSNSNSSGGQNSSRAESVVMDVGRRRNSCGYCRSASHTSISHGLWALSLTVDDYQALLDRGWRRSGCFVYKPEMERTCCPSYTIRLEASEFVPTKEQLRVSKRVQRFLDGTLDVRKPEKVMNEWSISGGSCSSSQNESANCMAMEFSSGDHEEQKNQGEQIIHCLSNQIDIVVQEYVKSAFSCDLELPKASVKVVAPAKRKLLVEGSEDLLFTSNVSFQISAALRQAKKGVGHVQYSKCSTEENGQYPEISPKLIAEILARHLKEVPESCGLSIRACNGHINFYSTGNQNMYNDIVKSGTMWKQLPAESGRKHSCLNKIFVTSQGKRRQLEIRLRRSSYDPEEYSLYRKYQLRVHNDTPDQVSEFSYRRFLVDTPLIFVPPTGDGTVPPCGFGSFHQQYLIDGQLVAVGVIDILPKCLSSKYLFWDPDLAFLSLGKYSALEEIRWVKENQVHCPSLQYYYLGYYIHSCNKMRYKAAYRPSELLCPLRYQWIPFDVAKPLLDRKRYVVLSDFASLTKGEPLPPTTLQNHMEDLHGDLFSECKDDVFIHEDVEMIELDSEDSDVDSEPETSSSPPAAAEDGDVGNILIGMKSLRLRFKDLCQAFGSSERRYMETQLQRYMRAVGAELSERIVYQPDLPLTRMQEIDE, encoded by the exons ATGGcagaaaagaagaagatgaaaagCGAAGCTAGCAGCAGTAACAGTAATAGCAGCGGTGGTCAAAATAGTAGCAGAGCAGAAAGCGTCGTCATGGATGTTGGCCGCCGTCGGAACTCTTGCGGTTACTGCAGATCCGCCAGTCATACAAGTATTTCTCACG GATTATGGGCTCTGAGTCTGACAGTTGATGACTATCAAG CTCTTCTTGATAGAGGTTGGAGAAGGTCGGGCTGCTTTGTATACAAACCTGAGATGGAGAGGACATGCTGTCCGTCGTATACCATCCGTCTCGAAGCCAGTGAATTTGTTCCAACTAAAGAGCAACTTCGAGTATCAAAACGAGTGCAAAG GTTTCTAGATGGCACATTGGATGTTAGAAAACCAGAGAAAGTAATGAATGAATGGAGTATTAGTGGGGGATCCTGCAGCTCTTCCCAAAATGAAAGTGCAAACTGCATGGCAATGGAGTTTTCCTCAGGTGATCACGAAGAACAGAAGAACCAAGGTGAACAGATTATACACTGCTTATCAAACCAGATAGATATTGTGGTTCAAGAATATGTTAAAAGCGCATTTTCCTGTGATCTTGAATTGCCAAAAGCTTCTGTCAAAGTAGTTGCACCAGCTAAAAGAAAGTTACTTGTTGAAGGGTCAGAAGACTTATTATTCACCAGCAATGTATCATTCCAGATCTCTGCTGCTTTAAGACAAGCTAAGAAGGGCGTTGGACATGTACAATATTCAAAGTGCAGTACAGAGGAAAATGGTCAGTATCCTGAGATTtctccaaaattgattgcagaAATTCTTGCAAGGCACCTAAAGGAGGTGCCAGAATCCTGTGGTTTGTCAATTAGAGCTTGCAATGGGCACATTAATTTCTATTCTACTGGCAACCAAAATATGTACAATGATATCGTTAAAAGTGGGACAATGTGGAAGCAGCTACCTGCAGAAAGTGGTAGGAAACATAGCTGCTTGAATAAAATCTTTGTAACTTCTCAAGGCAAAAGAAGGCAGCTTGAGATTCGTTTGAGAAGGTCCAGTTATGATCCTGAAGAATATTCCTTGTACAGGAAGTACCAACTTAGAGTGCATAATGATACTCCCGATCAGGTCTCTGAATTCTCATACAGGAGATTTCTGGTTGATACTCCCTTAATATTTGTTCCTCCTACTGGAGATGGTACAGTTCCCCCTTGTGGCTTTGGTTCTTTCCATCAGCAGTACCTGATCGACGGGCAGCTAGTTGCAGTTGGTGTAATAGATATTCTTCCTAAATGTTTGTCTAGTAAATATTTATTCTGGGACCCAGaccttgccttcttatcactaGGTAAGTATTCAGCCCTGGAAGAAATAAGATGGGTGAAAGAGAATCAAGTACATTGTCCCAGTCTACAATACTATTATCTTGGTTATTACATTCACTCATGCAACAAGATGAGATACAAAGCAGCTTATCGACCCTCTGAACTCCTTTGCCCTCTTCGCTATCA GTGGATTCCATTTGATGTTGCGAAGCCCCTGCTTGACAGGAAAAGATATGTTGTTTTATCTGATTTTGCCTCATTAACAAAGGGGGAGCCGTTGCCACCTACCACTCTTCAAAACCATATGGAAGATCTCCATGGTGATCTCTTCAGTGAATGCAAAGATGATGTATTTATTCATGAGGACGTGGAaatgattgaacttgattctGAAGATTCTGATGTTGACTCAGAGCCAGAAACTAGTTCTTCACCACCTGCAGCAGCTGAAGATGGAGATGTTGGTAATATCTTGATTGGTATGAAGTCATTGCGGTTACGATTTAAG GACCTGTGTCAAGCTTTTGGTTCCAGCGAAAGGAGGTACATGGAAACCCAATTGCAGAGATACATGAGAGCTGTTGGTGCCGAACTCTCTGAGCGCATTGTGTATCAGCCTGATCTGCCATTGACAAGAATGCAAGAAATAGACGAGTGA
- the LOC113762051 gene encoding protein yippee-like — MGRLFVVSLEGKIYCCKHCGTHLALWEDIVSKSFHCRHGKAYLFNKVANVTAGEKEERMMMTGLHSVADIFCVRCGSIVGWKYETAHEKSQKYKEGKSVLERFKISGPDGSNYWTSHEAYVGGSDADDV; from the exons atgGGAAGGCTGTTTGTGGTGAGTCTTGAAGGGAAGATCTATTGCTGCAAGCACTGTGGTACCCATCTTGCCCTTTGGGAAGACATCGTTTCCAAg TCTTTCCACTGCAGGCATGGGAAGGCTTATCTCTTCAATAAGGT AGCAAATGTAACTGCTggagagaaagaagaaagaatgaTGATGACTGGACTGCACAGTGTTGCTGACATTTTCTGTGTCCGTTGTGGGTCCATTGTTGGATGGAAATAT GAAACTGCCCATGAAAAGAGTCAGAAGTACAAGGAAGGGAAATCTGTACTTGAACG GTTTAAGATTTCAGGTCCCGATGGGAGCAACTATTGGACGAGCCATGAAGCATATGTAGGAGGAAGTGACGCCGATGATGTTTGA